In a single window of the Zea mays cultivar B73 chromosome 5, Zm-B73-REFERENCE-NAM-5.0, whole genome shotgun sequence genome:
- the LOC103627464 gene encoding uncharacterized protein, with the protein MILTGHKENEEFALAMCPAEPYVLSGGKDKSVVLWSIQDHISALGDSSSSPGASGSKQSVKTANEKESPKVDPRGIFHGHDNTVEDVQFYPSRDQCNFFKIPQVLHALAHYNARHPGGEFDAVKPLKQSRVGFRGQAWFHINFWARPRSSSSNNKTIKRFFAEVHYKPTSISSPSSSSSSLAITAVPIVEICIIIEEPLSQYRRSCAFCPSYRDILHPKGCRKFVCGNDKDLFEQRLDPCCCTGMGIGKMPFTARPDMSAFLNISPK; encoded by the exons GAAAGGACAAATCTGTTGTCTTGTGGAGCATCCAAGACCATATATCTGCCCTTGGGGATTCCTCGTCTTCTCCTGGAGCATCTGGCAGCAAGCAGTCTGTTAAAACTGCAAATGAAAAGGAGAGCCCTAAAGTTGATCCTAGAGGTATATTTCATGGACATGACAACACAGTTGAAGATGTTCAGTTCTACCCTTCCAG GGATCAGTGCAACTTCTTCAAAATTCCCCAGGTTCTCCACGCTCTCGCCCACTACAATGCCAGGCACCCT GGTGGCGAGTTCGATGCTGTGAAGCCCCTGAAGCAGAGCCGCGTGGGATTCCGGGGCCAGGCATGGTTCCATATCAACTTCTGGGCTCgcccccgcagcagcagcagtaataACAAGACAATCAAGCGCTTCTTTGCTGAGGTGCACTACAAGCCAACCTCGATCAGTAGCCCCTCATCGTCTTCGTCATCACTTGCAATAACTGCAGTTCCTATAGTTGAAATATGCATCATTATCG AGGAACCTCTATCCCAATATAGGCGTAGCTGTGCCTTTTGTCCCAGCTACCGGGACATTTTACACCCTAAGGGTTGCCGTAAGTTCGTCTGTGGAAATGACAAGGACCTGTTTGAACAGCGAttggacccttgctgctgcactgGTATGGGGATTGGGAAGATGCCATTCACTGCCCGCCCAGACATGTCTGCTTTTCTCAACATCAGTCCTAagtag